Sequence from the Leptospira johnsonii genome:
GCTTTAGGGCTCGCTACTCCAATCTCAATTTTGGTAGGAACAGGAAAGGCAGCGAGCCTTGGGATCCTATTCAGAAATTCGGAGGTTTTAGAAACTACAGCTTCCTTAAACGTGATCGCATTCGATAAAACGGGGACTATCACTGAAGGAAATCCTTCCGTTACGGACTATAAGTTTTTAGGAGAAGAATCGGATCTACTTTCTTCTTCTGCGTCTGCTGAGTCTGCGTCTTCTCACCCTTTAGGAAAAGCGATCGTTTCCTTTGTGAGATCCAAAGGCCATTCTATCCCTTCTTCTAAAAATTTACAGACTGTTCCTGGACTTGGGATCACTGCTAAAGTGAACCGAAGCGAAATTAAGATTGGGAAACTGGAATTTTTCGATAAACAAGAAAGTTTTCCTAAGGATTTATTAGATATTTCTAATTCTTGGGAGAAAGCAGGAAAAACAGTAGTTTGGGCCAAATCGGAGAATACCGCCGTTGGAACTCCTACATGGATCATTTTTGCAATAGAAGACATCATCCGGCAAAATGCAAAATCCGCGTTAGAAAAATTGAATTCTCTCGGGATCGAAACCTTATTGCTAACCGGAGATCATTTGTCCGTTGCAGAAAATATCTCCTCAAAAGTTGGGATTAAAAATGTGCACGCTTCTCTTCTTCCTAAAGAAAAAGCGGAGATACTTTCCGATCTACAATCCAAAGGAAAAATCGTAGGAATGACTGGCGACGGTATCAACGACTCACCCGCATTAGCAAAAGCAGATGTAGGATTTGCAATGGGCACAGGAACTGGAGTCGCGATAGAGACAGCAGGAGTGGTTTTAGTAAAAGGAGATCTAGAAAAAATTGCAGAGGCAATCTTGATCGCAAAAGCTACCACCGCAAATATCCGACAAAATTTTTTCTGGGCCTTAGCTTATAACACTCTCGGGATCCCAATCGCAGCCGCCGGACTTTTAGCTCCTTGGATCGCAGGCGCCATGATGGCGTTCAGTTCCGTTTCTGTGGTACTAAACGCTCTAAGACTTAAGAAAAAGGACATAAGACAAAAAATCGTTCAGTGAAATTTATCTTGTAATGGGGTTCAATTTGGACCCCTCTTATTTCCGAAAATCCTAATATGGGATCGAAAAGAAATCTTACATATTTCATTCTTCTTTTCGCATTTCTAATTCTTCCTTTTGAACAAACAAAGGCGGACTTGGACAGCAATAGAGCCACCGCATTAGTCCGAGTAGAAAGAGGATTAAAACAAAACGAATTTCATCTTAAAGCGATCAACAGCACTATCTCGAATTACGGAACTGAAGAAGATAAAGCATTGTTCCGCAGATGTTTGCAACATCATATAGAGACATTCACTCTGTATTTACAATTCGATTTAGGACACTCTTACGATGAGATGCGCCAAACCCAAAGATTATTAGTGGTATTATATTCCAAGGCTGTGGAAGCCTCTGCATCCAACGTGAGAAGAGAATTGGATTTTTTATCCAAATACGCACTTAGGACCAAAGACGCAGAAGCAAGACATCATTTGGAAATGGGCTATCGGGAATACGGAGCCTCCAACCAAAAGAAAACTATAGCTGACAATACAAGACCCTATCTACCTGGGATTAAAACCCAATACTTGTATGAGGCTCTGAAATTATTAAAACAATCCAGAGAATACGTCATTCTTCTTTCCTTAAAATTTCTTTCCGACTTTGAGCCAGATCTACAAACCACTGAATTCGAAGAAATTTATAACGAGATCAACCGTGCAATGTTCAGCAAGGCGGATTATTATAATCGGATCCATTTCGATAATCATTTTCATATTTTCAATTCTCCGAATCTATACGAGGCTACTTGGGAAAATCCTGGCCTGCAAGAATTGGAAAAAGCTTTGGGAGATATAGATCCCGCCAGCGATCGGGCAAGAAGAATGGCGAAACGCTCCGTAATCCCCTAAAAATTCTGGAAATTTCTTTCGGAGCCTTAAAACCAGGATTGACAGAGTATCCTCCCGAAGTTATCACCTTTCTTTGTGTCGGAACTAAGTTGTCCTAATTGCGGAGCCCCTGTCCCCATCATTAATAAAGCTTCCGTTTATGCGGTTTGCTCTAGTTGTAAAACTCTCTCCCTCAAAAAAGATGTGAATCTGGAAAAGATCGGCACCGCAGGGGAACTCGCCGACGATCATTCCATCATACAACTCGGGACCCAGGGGAATTATAAAGGTACTCCATTCCGGGTGATCGGGAGGATCCAACTCAAATTCGAATTAGGCTTCTGGAACGAATGGCATCTCATGGAAGGAGACGGAAGTTCCGCATGGCTGGGAGAAGCCCAAGGTTCCTATTATTATACAAAACTAAATGTTGGAATTCCTACAGACAAAATCCCAACCTTAGAAGGAGACGAGGACCCTGTCGTTATCGCCTCAGGCCGAAGAGAAAGGATCACTCCTGGAGACAGTTTTTACTTAGGTGAGAACTGGACCCTAAAAGAGATCATGAAAGCTGTCTGCGTCGGTGGAGAAGGTGAACTTCCGATTGGATTCCAAACCGGATACGAAGCAGTCTTATTAGATCTAGCAAGCGAAGACGGATTATTCGGTACGTTGGACTACTCCGAATCTCCTGCATTATTATTCTCCGGAAGTTTTGCCCCATTAGAAGAATTGAATTTAACCGGGCTCAGACAAGAAGAAGTCGCATACAACCAAGCTCAGATCCCGGCCAAGTCTATAGAATGTAAAGGTTGTGGAGCTTCTCTCAATCAATTCAGTCCTGACTTCTCCAAATCATTGGCATGCGAATATTGTGGATCCGTAATGGATACCGAAAGCGAAGATCTGAAGATCATCGCTAAATTTGATCAGGTTTCGAAAGATAATGTTCTTCTTCCTTTAGGAACTCCAATCAAACTGCCTGATTTCCCCGAATCGAAAGTAATCGGGGTTTTACGAAAATCCACGGAAGTAGACGACGAGACTTACACCTGGACTGATTATCTTCTCCGATACAAAGGCGGATATGCCTGGTTGAATGAGAATGGAGACAACTGGACTTATTTTGAGCCTCTGCCCGGAGTTCCAAAATGGGCCCCCGGACTAAAACGTATCTTCCAAAAAAGATCTTATAAATGGTTCGCTAATGCAGATTCAAATACCGATTTTGCTTTAGGAGAATTTTACTGGAAAGTTTCCGCAGGAGAGAAGGCGCAAATAGAGGATTTCATCTCCCCTCCTTATATGATCTCTTCAGAGAGAACGGATAAGGAACTCTTCTGGTCCAAGGGGACTTTTATTCCTTTTGAGACAATGAAGTCTGCCGTTCCTCTGGACACAGCATCTAAATTAAGAAAACCTGAAATAGTCGGGGTATGTGAACCGAATCCTTTCAAGATCAGACTAAAACGGAACCTATGGGTGGCATCCGCTCTCACTGCCATATTTCTTGCGTTCCAAGTATACGGGTGTATCAAGGCTAAAAACCAAATCGTCTATCAAGGAAAATTCAAATACGTCCAAACCTCCATGCCGAATTCTGAAATTGGTAGTACTAATTTTAGAGATAATTCCTTTGTAACGGATGTATTCGAGCTGAAGGGAGAAGCAAGCGAGAATGTGGAGATCCAAATCGAAGCTCCCGAATTAGACAATAAGTATTTATTCTTCTCTGCTGCTTTGATCAATGAAGACACAGATACTGCTTATGATACTTCTATCGAAACCAGTTATTATCATGGAGTCGACGATGGAGAGTCCTGGTCCGAGGGTTCCAAATCGGATTCTAAATCTTTGGCGGAGATCCCTCCAGGACGATATTATCTTAGATTAGAAAGCCAATCAGATTTCCCTGTG
This genomic interval carries:
- a CDS encoding adhesin OmpL37 family surface protein; this translates as MGSKRNLTYFILLFAFLILPFEQTKADLDSNRATALVRVERGLKQNEFHLKAINSTISNYGTEEDKALFRRCLQHHIETFTLYLQFDLGHSYDEMRQTQRLLVVLYSKAVEASASNVRRELDFLSKYALRTKDAEARHHLEMGYREYGASNQKKTIADNTRPYLPGIKTQYLYEALKLLKQSREYVILLSLKFLSDFEPDLQTTEFEEIYNEINRAMFSKADYYNRIHFDNHFHIFNSPNLYEATWENPGLQELEKALGDIDPASDRARRMAKRSVIP
- a CDS encoding DUF4178 domain-containing protein, whose translation is MSELSCPNCGAPVPIINKASVYAVCSSCKTLSLKKDVNLEKIGTAGELADDHSIIQLGTQGNYKGTPFRVIGRIQLKFELGFWNEWHLMEGDGSSAWLGEAQGSYYYTKLNVGIPTDKIPTLEGDEDPVVIASGRRERITPGDSFYLGENWTLKEIMKAVCVGGEGELPIGFQTGYEAVLLDLASEDGLFGTLDYSESPALLFSGSFAPLEELNLTGLRQEEVAYNQAQIPAKSIECKGCGASLNQFSPDFSKSLACEYCGSVMDTESEDLKIIAKFDQVSKDNVLLPLGTPIKLPDFPESKVIGVLRKSTEVDDETYTWTDYLLRYKGGYAWLNENGDNWTYFEPLPGVPKWAPGLKRIFQKRSYKWFANADSNTDFALGEFYWKVSAGEKAQIEDFISPPYMISSERTDKELFWSKGTFIPFETMKSAVPLDTASKLRKPEIVGVCEPNPFKIRLKRNLWVASALTAIFLAFQVYGCIKAKNQIVYQGKFKYVQTSMPNSEIGSTNFRDNSFVTDVFELKGEASENVEIQIEAPELDNKYLFFSAALINEDTDTAYDTSIETSYYHGVDDGESWSEGSKSDSKSLAEIPPGRYYLRLESQSDFPVGWGSDYNVKVIRDVMSPAPFFLFSIFLWLPLIYTFFRSYSFESKRV